The Coffea arabica cultivar ET-39 chromosome 9e, Coffea Arabica ET-39 HiFi, whole genome shotgun sequence genome has a window encoding:
- the LOC113723428 gene encoding flavonol sulfotransferase-like encodes METNMRYPEIISALPKREGIDPSLDFYEYQGFWFPLVYLEATITLQEHFKANPEDIFLCSFVKTGTTWLKALAFSILTRDRFMQSPNPLLNTVPHECFPHMEVDLGDDPSYRTPQLPLLATHIPYTSLPKSILESGCKIIYICREPKDTFTSYWHMLQTLKHLSTGPDAREPAPSLEEELELFCQGKSAFGPYWDHVLGFWRASIERPETMLFLKYEELKKDELFYVKKLAEFMGKPFSQEEEIEGVPEKIIGMCSFRNLSNLEVNKSGFYQKGRVYNNSFFRKGDVGDWKNLLTEDMKVMIDYTTEQKLQFSGFTFGSSSEQETEGKSMVQGLGRDRD; translated from the coding sequence ATGGAAACCAACATGAGATATCCCGAGATCATATCAGCTCTTCCCAAAAGAGAAGGCATAGATCCCTCCTTGGACTTCTATGAATACCAAggtttttggttccctttagTCTACTTAGAAGCAACCATCACTCTCCAGGAACATTTCAAGGCTAATCCCGAGGACATCTTTTTGTGCAGCTTTGTCAAAACAGGTACCACATGGCTCAAGGCCTTGGCTTTTTCCATCTTAACGAGAGATCGTTTTATGCAATCCCCAAACCCTCTGCTTAATACCGTTCCGCATGAATGCTTTCCACATATGGAAGTTGATCTTGGCGACGATCCTTCTTACAGAACACCCCAGCTCCCCCTTCTAGCCACCCATATCCCTTATACATCCTTGCCAAAATCTATACTAGAATCAGGATGTAAGATTATTTACATATGTAGGGAACCAAAGGACACGTTCACTTCATATTGGCACATGTTACAAACATTGAAACATCTCTCTACGGGACCAGATGCAAGGGAACCGGCCCCTTCCCTGGAGGAGGAATTAGAGCTGTTCTGCCAGGGCAAGTCTGCATTTGGACCTTACTGGGACCATGTCTTGGGGTTCTGGAGAGCTAGCATTGAAAGGCCCGAGACTATGCTGTTCTTGAAGTATGAAGAGCTGAAGAAAGATGAACTTTTTTACGTGAAGAAATTGGCTGAGTTCATGGGGAAGCCATTTTCCCAGGAGGAAGAGATTGAAGGTGTCCCCGAGAAAATAATAGGAATGTGCAGCTTCAGAAATTTGAGCAATTTGGAGGTGAATAAGAGTGGTTTTTATCAGAAAGGTCGGGTGTataacaattcatttttcaGGAAAGGAGATGTTGGCGATTGGAAGAATCTTTTAACTGAAGATATGAAAGTGATGATAGATTACACCACAGAACAAAAGCTGCAGTTTTCAGGCTTCACATTTGGTTCATCTTCAGAACAGGAAACCGAAGGCAAAAGCATGGTTCAAGGACTCGGCCGAGACCGAGACTGA